Proteins encoded by one window of Esox lucius isolate fEsoLuc1 chromosome 4, fEsoLuc1.pri, whole genome shotgun sequence:
- the LOC105030670 gene encoding 4-trimethylaminobutyraldehyde dehydrogenase: MAQFLKLMQGAATGQIVVTDCLNFWGGCRVKPKEGTHAEPVYEPATGRKLCDMFPCGKEEVDQAIQSAHAAYLKWSKMAGMERSRVMLEAARIIRERRDNIAKLEVINNGKSITEAQVDIDVSWQTIEYYAGMAGTLAGQHIQLPGGSFAYTRREPLGVCVGIGAWNYPFQVAVWKSAPALACGNAMVFKPSPFTPVTAVILAEIYKEAGVPDGLFNVVQGGAETGALLCNHPNVAKVSFTGSVPTGKKVMEMSAKTVKQVTLELGGKSPLIIFKDCELDNAVKGALMANFLTQGQVCCNGTRVYVQREILPKFLEEVVRKTKTIRIGDPLLETTRMGALITKQQLDKVLGFVSQAKKEGAKVLCGGDAFTPDDPKLKGGYFMSPCVLDNCRDDMTCVKEEIFGPVMSVLPFDTEEEVLMRANNTTFGLASGVFTRDISRAHRVAENLQAGTCFINNYNISPVEVPFGGYKQSGFGKENGQVTIEYYSQLKTVVVEMGDVDDYFNN; the protein is encoded by the exons ATGGCCCAGTTTCTTAAGTTAATGCAAGGTGCAGCCACCGGCCAGATCGTGGTGACAGACTGCCTGAATTTCTGGGGTGGATGCAGAGTCAAACCCAAGGAAGGGACACATGCGGAGCCTGTCTACGAGCCTGCAACTG GGCGtaagctttgtgacatgtttCCGTGTGGGAAAGAGGAGGTTGACCAGGCCATCCAGAGTGCCCATGCTGCCTACCTGAAGTGGAGCAAGATGGCAGGCATGGAGAGGTCACGTGTGATGCTGGAGGCTGCTCGCATCATCAGG GAGAGAAGAGACAACATAGCAAAGTTGGAGGTTATCAACAATGGGAAGTCTATCACTGAGGCCCAGGTGGACATCGATGTTTCCTGGCAGACCATAGAGTACTACGCTGGCATGGCTGGCACACTTGCAG GTCAGCATATCCAGCTGCCTGGTGGATCGTTTGCTTACACCAGACGGGAGCcactgggggtgtgtgtgggcatcGGGGCCTGGAACTACCCCTTCCAGGTGGCTGTTTGGAAGTCTGCACCTGCCCTGGCCTGTG GTAATGCCATGGTGTTCAAGCCCTCTCCATTCACCCCAGTGACTGCCGTGATTTTGGCTGAGATCTACAAAGAGGCTGGGGTACCTGATGGTCTCTTCAATGTGGTGCAGGGTGGCGCGGAAACCGGAGCCCTGCTCTGTAATCACCCCAATGTGGCCAAAGTGTCCTTCACTGGCAGTGTCCCAACGGGGAAGAAG GTAATGGAAATGTCTGCAAAGACTGTGAAGCAGGTGACTCTGGAGCTGGGGGGGAAGTCACCCCTCATCATCTTTAAAGACTGTGAACTGGACAATGCGGTGAAGGGAGCACTCATGGCTAACTTCCTGACTCAGGGACAG GTGTGCTGTAACGGTACGCGGGTGTACGTACAGAGGGAGATCCTGCCTAAGTTCCTGGAGGAGGTTGTGAGGAAGACCAAGACCATCCGAATAGGTGATCCCCTTCTGGAGACCACTCGCATGGGGGCCCTGATCACCAAGCAGCAACTGGACAAGGTGTTGGGTTTTGTCAGCCAGGCCAAGAAAGAG GGAGCTAAGGTACTTTGTGGAGGGGATGCATTCACCCCTGATGACCCCAAACTGAAGGGGGGTTATTTCATGTCCCCCTGTGTCCTGG ACAACTGTCGGGACGACATGACTTGTGTCAAGGAGGAGATATTTGGGCCTGTGATGTCAGTGCTACCCTTTGACACAGAAGAGGAAGTGCTAATGAGGGCGAACAATACGACCTTTGGCCTGGCCTCTGGTGTCTTCACCAG GGATATATCCCGGGCACACCGGGTGGCTGAGAACCTGCAGGCTGGAACATGCTTCATCAACAACTACAACATTAGCCCTGTGGAGGTCCCGTTTGGAGGGTACAAGCAGTCAG GTTTCGGCAAGGAGAATGGCCAGGTGACCATTGAGTACTACTctcagctgaaaactgttgttgtGGAGATGGGAGACGTGGatgattattttaataattaa